TGCTGCGCCGACCGTGAAGGATCCCGCGGCTCCCGCCGGGAACGGGAGCCGCGGGAGGTCTCAGCCGAGAAGCTGCGGGTAGAGCGCGGAGGGGTCGGCGGCGAGCCCGGCCTTGACCTGTTGGCTGATGTCGTCGGCGAGGACTTCGTACTGTCGCGCCTCGATGCCGTCGAGAGCGGCGTGGGCGACCTTGGCAGGGTCGGCCTTGGGGGTGTCGAGGCTCGCGGCCATGTCGGTGTCCATGTACCCGACGTGCAGCGCGGTGACGAGCGTCTGCTGCTCGGCCAGTTGCACCCTCAGGGAGTTCGTGACGGACCACTCGGCCGCCTTGGCCGCGCTGTAGGCGGCGCCGGCTGGAATCACGTACCAGGAGAGCACCGACAGCACATTGAGGAGCGCGCCGCCGCCATTGCGGGCCAGGGCGGGTGCGAAGGCCCTGCTCATCGCGAGTGTGCCGAAGACGTGGGTGTCCATCTCCCGCCGGTAGTCCGCCAGGTCCCCGTCGATCACCCCGGCTCCGGTGGAGATCCCCGCGTTGTTGATCAGCAGTGTGACGTCCTGGGCCTTCTCGGCTGCGGCACGGACCGAGTCGGGGTCCGTGATGTCGAGCGCGAGCGGCACCGCGCCCGGTGTGGTGACCGTGTCCGGGTTGCGTGCGGCCGCGTAGACCTTGGCCGCCCCACGGTCGAGCAGCGCCTTGACGAACTGCTCCCCCAGTCCGCGATTGCCCCCGGTCACCAGAGCCACTGCGCCTTCGATCTGCATGGTCATGCCTCCTCGTCCCGCGGAGCGGGTGGTTTTCACCGACCCGGAAACCGATCGGTTTCAATCAG
The Streptomyces lunaelactis genome window above contains:
- a CDS encoding SDR family oxidoreductase, which gives rise to MQIEGAVALVTGGNRGLGEQFVKALLDRGAAKVYAAARNPDTVTTPGAVPLALDITDPDSVRAAAEKAQDVTLLINNAGISTGAGVIDGDLADYRREMDTHVFGTLAMSRAFAPALARNGGGALLNVLSVLSWYVIPAGAAYSAAKAAEWSVTNSLRVQLAEQQTLVTALHVGYMDTDMAASLDTPKADPAKVAHAALDGIEARQYEVLADDISQQVKAGLAADPSALYPQLLG